In the genome of Paramisgurnus dabryanus chromosome 16, PD_genome_1.1, whole genome shotgun sequence, the window GCCCTCCAGGCCAGCAGGTAGAGGTCGAGTCAATTCAGACATAAGGTGAGTCTAAGTAGATTTAACGTCCAATCCCTTGTGtatggaaggtatttttggactttttaaaattaattaattaaattataaaataattaataaaattataaaataaaaaataaaatcgcaaaatatgtcccatatgctaaaattaaaattaaaacattatattaaattatttaatttttaacgtgatgaagcatcattccggccaaattgaaaaataaaattaaattgatgatttgacatttcattttcaatataatcttgagtcaagacagccaatattaaaaataaaaaggcaagcttgaaaaggaatctgtaaatacattttttaaacgctttttattcatgcccaagcaataatagggacaaaattaaaatgtaaagttcagttttaattttatgttctgtttttctttatcatttttgttttaattttcgtgttcatttttattttcaacttgtatgcaaattcaatgtaaatcagtgggtggggcttacttgcttaaaaaaggggattggctgaagcagtgTCGCCAACTCAGTAACTGTGTTGCTTGCCAACTTAGCGAccttattgctacatctagcgacaatattttaatattgtcagtcttgactcaagattatattgaaaatgaaatgtcaaatcatcaatttaatttaatttttcaatttggccggaatgatgcttcatcacgttaaaaattaaaatgaaataatttaatataatgttttaatttttattttagcatttcattttcaaatttggaacatattttgcgattttattttttattatataatttaattaattattttataatttaattaattaatttaataaagtccaaaaataccttccataCAGTACTTGTGCAGTGCTGTAGAGACAATAGCACTAGTGACAGTAAAAACTGTAAATGTCTACAATCTTACTGTAGTTAAGTAGACACATGACTTAGAGATAGTCCCATTTGTTCAAACAAGACACATTCTTCTCATTTCGTTAAAAAAAGTGTACTTCAAGGTAGAatcaataatctgacattacaACACTTACGGTGTCTTATTTCTTACCTACTACCATTTGGAGTCTGCcaaaataattattgaaaactcGGATAGTCTCTGCTAGCCCACCCACAGTGCCGTTGCCGGTTTCTTTAGGTCCCTTCGGAGACCGAtctgaatttttttgtttatttctggAAGCAAGCAGTCAGGATGTCGTGCATACTGATGTCTTTGTGCCGCATCTTCCTGTAGACAATTCACCTCCTTTAATTTGAACCAACACAAATATTTTCACTCATTCTGGATCCATTAGTGTATGTAGGTCATTGACAGGGCTTATCAGATTCCCATAGACTACAAATACACATGAGGCCAAAGTTTTTGCAGTGGTTTAAAAGCTTCGCAAAACTGTGATTCATTCACTTGAATCGGGGAATGCAAATTGTGTTCGGCACATATTTAGTGCCATGTTTGCACATCGTGCTTCTTTAGTTGAACGCGAGTGAATAATCCAGAATGATCTCCTTTTATGTTGTTTGCTTGGTGTTGTGGATATAATCAATCAGCGTTGTGCTTcaaactatttattttttatttatgatttgTTCCGTTTCATGTTTTAATATGATATCATTTGTATACTCAAGTTTTAAAGTTTTCCATTTGTGTCAGTGTGTTTGTCTTACGCTTGTCCTCCTGGATTCGTTTACAGATGGCTACGCATTCTCTCAGGATGAGAACGGAGTGGTCTCCCAGTCTGACGTCATCAGAGCCTATGACACCACCAAAGAGCGGACCAATGAGTGGTGAGATCCGGATCGCTGGGTCCCGTCCGCTCTTCGCGGTCACTCTACTTTTTAAAGGCTCGCGGAGAGCTGAAGCCTGTCAGTTTAACTTTGGTGGGCCCACAGTAGGAAACCCAGGGCAACAATGGTTATTAAAAACATGTATCGTATGGGTGAGCGCCCCTTGGTCTTTGAAAGGAAACAAAAAATGAATGTTTGGAACAGCAGACACGAGCACTGTGCTAGCATATTTTTGCCCAGTGTGTGGTCAGTATGGTTTTCTGATCTATTATGTAGAAGGGAATAAGGACGAAGAAGTCTTTTTTCCACCATTCCTTCGGCTCTGAGTGTTAAAGCCAAATATGATGGTGTCGAGAATTGTTTGTGTCGATGCGTTTTAACTGTGACGTTGTAATTTAATTTGGCACATCTTTTGTTTTTACTGTATAGatattttatttgcattagAGGCGTTTAACCGTATCACAGATTAGCATTGAAAAATTTCTCACTCCAAAGTTGAAGGCAGtcccataaaaaaaaaattgtgaatatTGCACTTCTCTGTACGAATTTGACCACGcatttaatgttcattttaaatgtaatctaTCAAGGCCTTACATTTGTTGTTGCCTTCAATCATAACTagatgttttttatgttttaccGTGCCTGCttcttttaaaactatttcaGTTCGTATGTATCGGCCATTTTATACAATCTGGCATCATTTCAATGACTTTCTCTGGAACAAGTCTCTGCATTCCACATCTTACACGGCTGCAATGATCACAAAGGTGCCTAACAGGAAGTTTAGTATTTCAGACCCTAGCTAGGTAGTAGTGTTATAGCACGCTAACACGTTAAACCAAAACAATGACGCCCGTCTCATGATGATGTTGTCCATCTCGTATCAGGCTGCTACAGAAGATTTTTAAGCCACGCATTGAACCCCTAAATGTGCTATAACAGAACTTTAATTTGGCTTCCCATATCTTTCAAACATAAGTGCCATTAGCATAAGGCAAGAGCAGAGGATTTTGCCACACCCGCACCGTATCGATACAACTTTGTCTCTCTCTtgttattttgtgaatttgtatttttataagtGTGACTTTTTGAATTGATCTGCTTTGTAACGAAAACATTGTCCCTTTTTTGTGCTTCGTCCTCACAAACTGGAGCTTACTTTGCCTGTGACTACAACTGTCCTATTAACGCTTCTTTATTCGATGGTGGAGTTTGTGCATTGGTTTTCTTCTCCCTGTGGGAGAGCACGTTTTGTATCGCGTGTCTGCGCAACGTGTGTCGTCTGCATGCGCATGTGGGCTCATATGAGGATGCGTGTTTATGTACGTGTGTGACTGTGTGTCGGTATGCACGTCTGTTTATTGATATTGTGAATCACTATTTGCCAGAGAGACTGCTAACTCGAACGAATTCGAGGATGCGAGTGTGTTTGCCGTCCTCTTTGTCCGATTGTGTGGCGCTGCTCGTTTCGTTCGTCTGCACGACTCCAGGTATACTAATGGCGAGCTACTACAGTATATGCCAATGCATGGCCCTGTGTGTGAACAGGTGTGTGCAGGTGAGCGCACGTGCGTCACGTCTCTATGTATTCTTGTTTGTATGGAGCTCTGCTACAGCTTGACTGGATATGTTGCACAATCAATGCACTCTTTTATCGTTTATGTGATGAATATTCAATTTAAACTAATTAATATCAGTTGCTGTATTATTTATCTTGGAGGGATGTacatgtttgtcatttagtTTCAGTGTAACTCTACAAGTACATCGTTTTTATTTTACACGAGAAAAATAGTACGTTTGTAGCTATtgtgcatttcatttttttaagatgtgctTTGGGTCGGTTGTTTAAACACTGGATATGTGGCCCTCACCAGGTATGATGTGACATTGGTTGACTGTTGCTTTCTGAAATCTCTGTCACCGATTGTCAAGTAACTGATTGCATGAATGGAAAAAGTTGTATTGGTTTAGCCTAAATGTTAATTGTGCGCCTCTAGTGTTGGTCACTTTAAAGAatgaaaatgcacttttatattgttttgaatTCTCTATCAGgtgttttgttttgcttttaaaatCTTTCGTTTACGTCGTTTTGTTTAATGATTGTTTAGCATGTTGGAACTGCAAACTTTTAAGTGTTTTGTCTTTTAACTGCCATAAAGGATTACTGGAATAAACTTTACAACATGAAAACTAAAGCTCTCCTTCTTTGTTTGTGAACACTTTACTTTAGGAATCACATAGATGTGCAAGATATTAGTAGTACCCAACACCTAATTATACACTGATCAGCCATAACATTATGGCCACCTGCCTAATATTGTGTAGGTCCCCCTACAAAAACAGCCCTGACCTGTCAAGACATGGACTCCACTAGACCTTTCTATCAGAACCAcctttttagtaccaccttggtcagggttccaagcgacccgagctgataccaaaacttgacgcgaaaacactgcaaatcactgattggtctgagagaatcatcactaccagcgtcattgcTATAATGTGAAAGATTAGTTTTactttcatgctagcttgcgctgtctcaagcaaacatgttgtcatctgtgctctgctttaagttcccaaactcccttttagcgataaaATACATCCACAGCTTGTGAATCAGGAAcatcataacagttttttccagttTGTGTTGGCACATTCGCGATGCGCACATtcacatatatgcttaaatgcaacttaaatgaggctcagtggAGCGTGTCGACCAACGCCACGGGTGTTTATACAGAAATGttatgtgagacagaggtagtgataaacgtgatgtgcaaacatctatttgtggtggtcaattttaattttgtgggagactgagaaataaatgaatgtatgggaatgtacaacaacgctctcacttgtatgatgtcacagcagtaggcagcgcaaatatataatgacacgcctataatctctcccactccgaagtgttactaaactcgatggaaaagctaaccaaccCAAAGTAaggtgaggtgagctgacccgacctgacctgacccaaaccaaaccatggggtactatgcaatggaaaaatGCCTAATGGGACTTGGCAGCCCATGACCCTATTACCGGTTCACCACTTTTCCTTCTTTGGACCACTTTTGATAGGTACTGATCACTGCAGACCGGGAACACCCCATAAGGGCCGCAGTTTTGGAGATGCTCTGACCCAGTCGTTTAGCTATCACAATTTGGCCCTTACTCAGATCCTTACGCTTGCCCATTTTTCCTGCTTCTAAAACATTAACTATACTTGTCCTCAATGTTGATGTGTTAGAAGCATGAAAAATGGGCAAACATAAAGATCTGAGCTGGCCCGTGTGGTCCGATCCAACAGACGAGCTACTGTAGCTGAAATTGCTGAAAAAGTGATAGAAAGGTCTAGTGGAGTCCATGCCTTGATGGGTCAGAGCTGTTTTGGTGTCAAAAGGGGGACCTACACAATATTAGgcaggtggtcataatgttatTGCTGATCGGTGTATATATTAAGCTGAATATTTTCCCTGTACAGCTCAGCTAACCCTCCCAAAAGAGATTCATTGAGCACAGTCACGATTTGGCATCATCTCAACTGTTTCCTTACCATAAACTCCCAAAAGCTTAGTTCCTGTCTAGACCAATGCATGTCTAACATTTGCTGCAAAAGCACATTCTAAAAACTTCTCTCTGCTATATTTTGACACTTGACAATATTAAACTAGATATCTAGACTAAAATAATTTCAAACATTATCATTGTTAATTACATTATATTGACTCTTGGTCTTTACAGTTGACCATGTTATCCTGTTTACAGTCAACAAAATCTGCTTATATGAACACATGTTGATCATAGTACAGTAAGTAAACTATAGCTAGGACCTTCTCCTATAATTTTATCACATCATCTGCAGCTCAATACAGAATACAGCAGTCGAACTCATGTCTACAACAACCaacacattacattacattaaactgatcatcacatatgtgacccagtctgtgagaTCCCAGCTGAAGtagtttttgtgatttactgttttcaacattatatcatcctatataatgtaaaggaCATTGTGCCTGGTTAGGACAATGGGAAACTTGTCATCGTGTGTGGCGTAAAACAGGATGTACACAGTGATATTAATCTAAACAGGAAAAGGCGGCAATACGCCAGTATGCGTTTAAATTAAtagcatcatcatcatcattgtaTTAATCTTATATCACTTTACTGATATATTGCTTAGTGACTTATAGAGTAGTAAGCTTTTCCATATTGTAATAATGGCAGTTTATTTATATTGGGGATTCTTGATGCAAATATATCCAAAATCCAATCCATATGAAAACACATAATTAGGTTAAGTTTCCACATATTGAGAaacttaaatttatttatttttacactgtaaaagtgaaaaattgaatcaactaaaaaaattacttcaattggttaCACCTAACAAATTTAAGTTTTTTCAATTAAACATGcaagtttaattttttatgtgttaccaattaaagtaatatttttaagttggtTCAACATTTATTTTCCTTTTAATCTGTCACAAATATGCTTTTTTTATTCCTTAATACACCAAAAACTGTAATGGAGTAATTAAACAAAAGAACCAAAGGTGAAAGATAAAAATAGGTTTAATTTAACTTGAAAACACTGTTGGTTAGAGAATTTAATACTTAGTTAAAGGTCTCCTCTGGCCCACATGATGTAATTCCAGGTGTTCTGTACATTTATAAACAAACAGCCCTTTACAAAACTTCGCccatcaaaaataacaaatacaaaCTCTTTAACCAATGTAATCTGTCAAAATGGCTTTCGAATTGTGACACAAAATTTAAACAAGCTTTTACCAGAACGTTCCTCAAACATTTAATATAGAAACTGTTATAGCGATAGCTGTGCATGTAATTCATTTGAAGTTATGTACAGAATGTGAAGTGGCTCACTGTAGATgttcatttataaagcatgGATAATAAACGACAAGGACGTTCTGCGTTCCGTGTTCTTTCAAAATAATCTTTGTCCCAATCTATGAGAAAATACAAACAAGTATTCCTAGAAATTCACAATTTATATATGGCACAATTCTGTGCCCTACCCTAAAAATGGGGCTGAGATTGTCAAGTTTACCATTTTTTATTGTGTATTGATGCTCCAGCAAGTCACATAAGACCAGtatttctcaacataagaagTCTTTATCATGTACACAGATCAAAAGTGCATAAGAAATATGATGAATAGTAGGCATAGGTGCTTTGAAGTAGGCATCCAGGACTTGTATGTCTGTCAGATTCAAGCCAACAGTTCATTATTTGCTCTCCTGTAAATCCACACCTTGTGCTCCACTATCATACGCACCCACACCGCTCTCTTAAATTCCAGATGCAGTCTCACAAGTGCCAATCTTGCTTGCTGAAAGATGTATTATGGCCTGTAATACGAGTCTACAACAACACCATTGTGCACGACTGGCTCTTTGGTGTCTACCTCCATTTTTAAGCATTTCCCCGTGACCAACCAGCCCCAGGTCAGCTCTGGCCGAAGTCAGCAAAGCTCTTGTTCCCAGTAAAAGGTTCTTGAGACAGAGGAAAGAAGTACTGTTGTGACAGGAGATACCCTGAGCTCTGCGCTGGGTGTAGGCTCTGGTGGTGCAGGTGCAACTGACCGTGGCTGTGTGGGTGCTGGAGAGAGTTACTGCCCTGCATGCCCTGTTGGGAGTTGTAGGGTGGCGGAGGGGGTGGGGGCAGCAGGGGTTGGGTTGGAGCCACCGATACTGGAGTCGAGGCTGAGGAAGATGAGACCACCAGGAGCTGTTGCTGCTGAGAACACTGCCCCAGTGCATCGACCCGGCCCAGGGAGAAACGGCGGATGGAGCTCCCGCACCCCACTGAACTGGAACTAGTGGTGGCTGTGCTGGACTGTCGCGATGGCGTCCGTAGGCTGGGCGGGGCCGTAGTGAGGATCATGGGAATGGTCTCGCCCTGACTGCGGAGCGAGAAGCGGATTGGCTGCTGAGTGGGCTGTTTGGGTCGCAGGCAGGTGCAGCAATACACGGCCACCAGAGAACCGACAACTACGAACGCCACAAAGATGGAGCCCACCATTAAAAAGGGCACGTAGATGGGCTCTGTCAAAGAGAAATGTGGTTAGAAACACTTGAGAAAAGGTAAAGCATGTAACGTGAGGCTACTTagaagaatatatatatttttatttactagTTATAGTGGCTAAATTTAATTTTGCAACATTTGATTGTTGCTTTTATAGTTACTGCAATGAAAGGATTGTCAGATATTAGTCAATATGTATTCAAATACCCCAAGAACATAACATTTAGTAATGTTAAAGCTAAAACAAAAAGTGGATTCTTTTTATTACATTGCAGTAGATCTACATGAATCAGGATtacattttttgcataattaatGCACTTTAACAGGAAACACTATTTGCTGTTTACTTCACTGACTAAATATGGTCCCTATGTGGTACCCTTTttaaaagtacacctttgcacctaaagagtttatatttgtacctcagaggtacatctTGTAtaacaaatgtataaatatctGTATGCTTAATTGGAcataattagatttttaaaGGGTGACTGCTTGGGGCCATTTTTTATTGACACTGTTGAGACCTAAATCTTTTGAATGTTGGCAGCTTTAGAtagttaaaacatattttggcAGAGAGACTGGGTGATTTATGTTATTGTTGGGGCAGGTGATCAGCAAATACATTTTTCCAGGGCCAAAAAAGATTATGGCTTATAAATTACACTTATTGTATAATGTAATAAGATGTTGAGAGgagaatgaaaaaataaattatgtgaTATGCAAAATGATTGTGAAATTTGTTTAGAAACTTTTTGCTTTGGAAAGTTTAACACTTTAAGACTGGAATCTCATGTTATTcactatttaaataaatcatgtAGCCTGTCTCAAAATATACTTTGTATAGcagtaaataaaagttaaattttaacttaaattttttattttaagaataacCCACAAGACTTATTCTTCGTGGTATCATATCATTCTCAATATACTATATTTATACTTTAAttagttgttttatttaaacaattaatagaaactatatattatattttaattagttgttttatttaaacaattaatAGTAGGCTATGGGACTTTAAAAACAATGTttgatattaatatatattaatattaatatttaaatgtattatcttaaggAATGTGTATCCAGTTGAAGTAAATCTGTCAGGCATCTAAACAGGTGCGACTGAAATTTGATATTCTTAAATCCAGACTGTTTGTATATTGcctaaagaaaacattttgtgaACCATTCTCTCTCAAGACCTAAAAAAACCGGTCCCATTAAACATAATCCTGTTGTGACATGCTGTACTATTATTTGGCTATTATGTCATTAAAAGTAATTCAGTCCGTAGTCATTAtggtttaatttaatataatttaatgttgCCCTGTTGTGCACTACACAAGCAGCTTACTGATAAACAGATTACAGTGTGTACTACCTATAGTGCTCTTtgtgttttacaaataataaCAATAGGAATGCATtttatgttttcaaaaaagaaaattttgcCAAAAAGCCCTCTGTCAGATTATCAGGAACAACTTGTTTTCTTACTTTAGGCTATAGCTTATTACcccgattatcataaaaatcaGCTGTTTTATTTAGCATCTTTTGGATTTTAATTACATTGTTATTGCTAATTGGTGCTGCAAACATTAGTTAAAATGTTGTGTCTTACGGGCAGCATATTGAGTGTTATTCTCCACTTCTCTGTCATTCGTGCACGTTCCCTGATCCAGGCGCGCATCCACGGCCGCGCAGCAGTAGCGCAGCGCGCAGCTCCCGCAGCACACAGTCGCATCCAAAGTATCAAAGTCCTCCGGACACTGAAAACCATCGTGGTAATTCCCACTGGTGTCCAGCCAGCCGTGGCAGTACTCACCCCGGGCATCAGATATATGCAGATTCCACGTCAGATACGCCAATAAGAGGCAGTTCAAAAAGCGCACCATACCGGCGAGATGCTGCAGATGGGATGGCCAGATCTTAAAACTGAGTGCGCTCCTAAAACTAGACAAGCTTTAAACGATGTAGCAGGGATGTGGGAAAGTAATCCATTAACACATGTTTAAATCAGTCATGATAAACGAGATCTGATTCAAATCCAAAGATTGTTGTCCAAATCCGATATGTGAAGTCCAAAAATGAGATGAATGAGTCATCCAGTGCAGGTCTAAACTTAAAATGTCACTTCCAAAACTCCAAGGTTTAAGGATATCCGCAGTTTATCCGCTCTCGCATTTTAGTCTCgtattaaatgtttttgataaatgttctttgtaaaaaaaaaacaagaagaaGGTTTAAATTGTTACCAAGCACTTGTCGGAAAAAGGTAAAAACTCATAAGTTGTGAGTTCGCGACTGTTGATGTATTGACTGACCACAGAGCTCGTGCATCTGCTCTTGAGTGCACTTCTCAAATGTGCTGCACGTCTATAGACGCTCAGCCCCGTTTCTATGGCGCGCACGCTGTTGTCTGGCTGGACGTGCGCATTTATGTTGGTGGTCACATCACGTTCTGTTTCCCGGGGGACGCAAGGTGGGCAGCAATATTTTATCCTCATCTAACTGTTGCTCTTCATCTAAACATCTgctaaaaatgcttattttctaATTTGGCCTGCTTgtgcttttttactttttaatttcCATTTTCCAATTTGATTAAACTGAtttattgtatttaaataaGTAGTATGAAAAAATGTATAGTCTAAAATGTGGTTTTCACGTTCTGTTAGTGTGTTTTATCAGTCAGTTAATTAAAAATCAGTAACAAATGGCTTCTGTCAAATTCGTGTTATTATGGCGCCCTCTTCTGGCTCGTTAGCTTTTATAAAGCAGGCGCACCACTGGCTTGCGCGCTTACAGGTATATTGTTCGCTACGAATGAAAGCAGTTAATAATggttgaatgaataattttataaaaatgtgcaaaaaaatttgtTGGCATGATGAAGAAAATAGCCTAATCGATGGTAAACTTACAGTAAATGTTTATGCCTCTGGGCATTTTTACGgtcactacactgtaaaaaaaatccgtagaaattgcagctgggttgccggtaatttaccgtagatttaaatttatgttatttactggcaatattttgttcaaagttaaatgaacattaaacatttacaagtctttgtctttacagagtaaaaataaaaaaacagcatcaagcaaaacattctgggaaacaaaatctgaagcaaaaaacagaaaaaggttgatgatgatttctggttcccagaatgctttgcatgaggctgttattgtatagttttattctgtaaagataaagacttgttaatatttaaaatttatttaactttgaacaaactcttgtcagtaaataacataaatgtaaatctacggtaaattaccggcaacccagctgcaataacattgtaatttctatggaatttttttacagtgtacatcaGTTTTATCTCTATCTTGGTTTAATAATTATCTTTTAGTACattttaggataggcctattTTTTCTATGTttgttgttttatgttttgcattTCTAACACTGTAAATGTGGAGCTCTGATACTATAGCCTAGAATTATTCACATGGGAATTTACTGTAAACTGTTTTGAACATTTCCATACTAGCCTATATGTTAAATACAGTATGCCTAAAAATGTATGGGTTAACTAGTTAGTATTTATACTAGGCCTATTTAACAACGTGTAATTACTATAAAGCCTATTCAGTATATTAGCTTATAGTTTACAATGATGAACTACTAGTAGGCTATTTCTGCATCTACTTCCCTTTGGCTCTGTCAGGtacttttttcatttatttccaCCTCAGGATAACAAGAGATAAACAAACACGAAGAAACATGGCTATGCAAGAAAACATGGAGGGAACACCTCATCTGACACTCCCACTGATGAGAGAAGAAGCCACACGTTCGCCGCGAGCGCGCGCCTTCGCCGCCGGTATTCCCCTGTTGGTAGAATGTAGCCAGCGCGTGCCGTTACCGCCAGGGGATTGGAGCAATGACTTGTCAGTAAAGTCACCCACCCTCTGACTATCTCACACTGAGTTACAAGTGTTTGAGACACGGAGCAAGGCGGCGAGACACGGGGATAACTGATTTAACCAGACCGGACAGACAGACACCTGAAGCGACGCGAGAAAGTCCAGTAGAGGAGTGGAGATGGATGAGGAGATGCTCCCGGCAGACGAGGGTCTCTCCGCGCCCAAAATCTGTAGACAGCAGCAGCAGCGGAGCCCGTACAGCTCTCTCAAGACCTTCCCGAGCAAGCGCACGGCGGGGAGGGCGAGATATGAAAGACCCACAATGGTGGACATCCCGCAGCTTGGAGACCATCACCTCAGTCAACATCATcatcagcagcagcagcagtatCCACAGCGCATGCCGCTTCAGCAAACCTCCCTGTCTATCAGCAGCAGTCATCAGCACCGTCTCCCATGCGAGATCAGGCCCGCCAGCAGAGTCGCGACATCCAGCGCGGCATCATCAGCGGGCAGCGCCACAGCAGCGGTATCAGCATCATTTGGCAGCCAGAGGAGGGTCGCCGGCCAGGAGTCCACCAGATACCCGCCGGGTCGCCATCAATCTCCGGACTGCACTTATGGAATAAGCTCAGGTAACTGCACAAGTTTAAGTTGGAAAGTTGTGAATTCACCACGAAGCTTAAGTAGAAAGTGTCCTGTTTTAACAACTtggcatttttaaataaaatttctatttgtgtgtgttttagctTTAATTTTCATTATCAGACGAAAATATAATTTGGATGCCCACGCCCAAATGATGCGACTCATTCAATCATTCTAGCAAATTGATCTAGACATGTTTACAGTAATTtcacaaaaagtgtttttaaatttaatgactaaaaacaacaacaacaacaacagttaCATTAAATTGTGTGCATTTAAATGAGAAATTAAACGTCTTACAgtcttattattttttttttatgggaGTTGTATTGTTTCACATGGAGATAAAATAATCTAGATTGTCAGTGCTCTAGACACAGATAATTATAAACACTGATAATCTTTCTAAAGAgcaaaatgttacatttattgACAGGGAGTTTATTTGACACCACAAAGAGTTCTCCCATTCAAGATAAGTCTTCCAAAAATATCAGCACAACAAGGACTGatgttgtaat includes:
- the shisa3 gene encoding protein shisa-3 homolog, coding for MVRFLNCLLLAYLTWNLHISDARGEYCHGWLDTSGNYHDGFQCPEDFDTLDATVCCGSCALRYCCAAVDARLDQGTCTNDREVENNTQYAAQPIYVPFLMVGSIFVAFVVVGSLVAVYCCTCLRPKQPTQQPIRFSLRSQGETIPMILTTAPPSLRTPSRQSSTATTSSSSVGCGSSIRRFSLGRVDALGQCSQQQQLLVVSSSSASTPVSVAPTQPLLPPPPPPPYNSQQGMQGSNSLQHPHSHGQLHLHHQSLHPAQSSGYLLSQQYFFPLSQEPFTGNKSFADFGQS